The following are encoded together in the Streptomyces flavofungini genome:
- a CDS encoding ABC transporter permease, which translates to MLVHSRKGEWAAWVLFFVLFLPLFALPLLVIVAASFAGHWSGAFPSGLTGEHYAAATRGESLQALTTSLLTALGASVVALAAGTWAALAAAALKGRGEGTTRLARLCGRTLDTLFMLPVAVPSVVVGLAVLVAFSKPPMILNGTSTIVVLAHAVLVTAFAHQSVAAALVRLDPAYEQAAASLGARPAYVLWRVKLPLLLPSLTAAAGLCFALSMGELSATMMLYPPDWTPLPVRIYAATDRGATFTGAALAVVLMTATLLVLFAVSRIRTKASYR; encoded by the coding sequence GTGCTGGTGCATAGCCGCAAGGGCGAGTGGGCGGCCTGGGTCCTCTTCTTCGTGCTGTTCCTGCCGTTGTTCGCGCTGCCGCTCCTCGTGATCGTCGCGGCGTCGTTCGCCGGGCACTGGTCGGGGGCGTTCCCGTCCGGCCTCACCGGCGAACACTACGCGGCCGCCACCCGCGGCGAATCCCTCCAGGCCCTCACCACCAGCCTGCTCACCGCCCTCGGCGCCAGCGTCGTCGCGCTCGCCGCGGGCACCTGGGCCGCGCTCGCCGCCGCCGCGCTGAAGGGGCGCGGGGAGGGCACGACCCGGTTGGCCCGGCTGTGCGGGCGGACCCTCGACACCCTGTTCATGCTGCCCGTCGCCGTGCCCTCGGTGGTCGTGGGCCTCGCGGTCCTCGTCGCCTTCAGCAAGCCGCCGATGATCCTCAACGGCACGTCCACGATCGTCGTCCTCGCGCACGCCGTTCTTGTCACGGCGTTCGCCCACCAGTCGGTCGCGGCCGCCCTCGTGCGTCTCGACCCGGCGTACGAGCAGGCCGCGGCGTCCCTGGGCGCCCGGCCCGCGTACGTCCTGTGGCGGGTGAAGCTGCCCCTGCTGCTGCCGTCCCTGACCGCCGCCGCCGGGCTCTGCTTCGCCCTGTCCATGGGCGAGCTGAGCGCCACGATGATGCTCTACCCGCCGGACTGGACCCCGCTGCCCGTGCGGATCTACGCCGCCACCGACCGCGGCGCCACCTTCACCGGCGCCGCCCTGGCCGTGGTCCTCATGACGGCGACGCTGCTCGTCCTGTTCGCCGTGTCGAGGATCCGCACCAAGGCCTCCTACCGCTGA
- a CDS encoding ABC transporter ATP-binding protein has product MSNGIRFDSVSVAYGGNVVLDGLDLTVGPGEVMALLGPSGSGKTTALRAVAGFVRPVCGRVFIGDRDVTALPPHRRGIGMVVQQYALFPHLRVEDNVAFGLKAQKVSRAEIPGRVADALELTGMAAYAKRFPRELSGGQQQRVAIARALAIRPGVLLLDEPLSALDARLRSGMLAELARLHRELPDVSILYVTHDQVEALTLADRIAVMDRARLQDCGTPQELYRRPRNEFTASFVGNANLLPVSVGVGSVSLGGAELKVDTGEVAAGVSATLCVRPHLVGLGPGPNSLDGKVTEVQWRGATHRVYVDVAGHSVKADVRELREPPALGGDVTLHFAPEDAVLLAAGVTDG; this is encoded by the coding sequence ATGAGCAACGGCATACGCTTCGACTCCGTGTCGGTCGCGTACGGCGGCAACGTCGTGCTCGACGGCCTCGATCTCACCGTCGGGCCCGGTGAGGTCATGGCGCTCCTCGGGCCCTCCGGATCCGGGAAGACCACCGCGCTGCGGGCCGTCGCCGGGTTCGTGCGGCCCGTCTGCGGGCGGGTGTTCATCGGCGACCGCGACGTCACCGCGCTGCCGCCGCACCGGCGCGGCATCGGCATGGTCGTCCAGCAGTACGCCCTGTTCCCGCACCTGCGGGTCGAGGACAACGTGGCCTTCGGCCTCAAGGCGCAGAAGGTTTCCCGGGCCGAGATTCCCGGGCGGGTCGCCGACGCCCTCGAACTGACCGGCATGGCCGCGTACGCCAAGCGGTTTCCGCGCGAGCTGTCCGGCGGACAGCAGCAGCGCGTCGCCATCGCGCGGGCGCTCGCCATCCGGCCGGGGGTGCTGCTGCTCGACGAGCCGCTGTCCGCGCTCGACGCGCGGCTGCGCTCCGGGATGCTGGCCGAACTCGCCAGACTGCACCGGGAGTTGCCCGACGTATCCATCCTGTACGTCACCCATGACCAGGTCGAGGCGCTCACTCTCGCCGATCGGATCGCCGTCATGGACCGGGCCCGGTTGCAGGACTGCGGGACTCCGCAGGAGCTCTACCGTCGGCCGCGGAACGAGTTCACGGCTTCGTTCGTGGGCAACGCGAATCTCCTGCCGGTTTCCGTGGGGGTGGGGTCGGTCTCCCTGGGCGGGGCCGAGTTGAAGGTGGACACCGGGGAGGTGGCCGCCGGGGTTTCCGCGACCTTGTGCGTGCGGCCGCATCTGGTCGGGCTCGGGCCGGGGCCCAACTCCCTCGACGGGAAGGTCACCGAGGTGCAGTGGCGTGGGGCCACGCATCGGGTGTACGTCGATGTGGCGGGGCACTCCGTGAAGGCCGACGTCCGGGAGCTCCGGGAGCCGCCCGCGCTGGGCGGCGACGTCACGTTGCACTTCGCGCCGGAGGACGCGGTGCTGCTGGCCGCGGGGGTGACCGATGGCTAG
- a CDS encoding phosphonatase-like hydrolase, which translates to MTDVKGPGDRVRLVVLDMAGTTVADGGLVEQAFAAAARELGVEEGSADHAAKLEYVRATMGESKISVFRHLFGDEALARRANAAFEEAYGQLVDGGRVAPVPGAREAVEELKADGLTVVLSTGFARVTQDAILAALGWRDLVDLTLCPADAGGRGRPHPDMVLAAFLRTGAADDVREVAVAGDTAYDMRSGTRSGAGVVAGVLTGAHDAAALTGAGATHVLGSVAELPALLRSLGR; encoded by the coding sequence TTGACCGACGTCAAGGGACCGGGCGACCGCGTACGACTCGTGGTCCTCGACATGGCAGGCACCACCGTCGCCGACGGGGGCCTCGTCGAGCAGGCCTTCGCCGCCGCCGCGCGCGAACTCGGCGTCGAGGAGGGCTCCGCCGACCACGCCGCGAAACTGGAGTACGTCCGCGCCACCATGGGCGAGTCGAAGATCTCCGTCTTCCGGCACCTGTTCGGCGACGAGGCGCTCGCGCGGCGGGCGAACGCGGCCTTCGAGGAGGCGTACGGGCAGTTGGTCGACGGCGGGCGCGTCGCCCCGGTCCCCGGGGCCCGCGAGGCCGTCGAGGAGCTGAAGGCCGACGGCCTGACCGTCGTCCTGAGCACCGGCTTCGCCCGCGTCACCCAGGACGCCATCCTGGCCGCCCTCGGCTGGCGCGACCTCGTCGACCTCACCCTGTGCCCCGCCGACGCGGGCGGCCGCGGCCGCCCCCACCCCGACATGGTGCTCGCCGCGTTCCTGCGCACCGGCGCCGCCGACGACGTCCGCGAGGTCGCCGTCGCCGGGGACACCGCGTACGACATGCGCAGCGGGACGCGGTCCGGGGCAGGCGTCGTCGCCGGAGTGCTCACCGGCGCCCATGACGCGGCCGCGCTCACCGGTGCCGGGGCCACCCACGTCCTCGGCTCCGTCGCCGAACTGCCCGCGCTGCTCCGGAGCCTCGGCCGATGA
- a CDS encoding 2-aminoethylphosphonate ABC transporter permease subunit has translation MARPAVRVLERDPAPRAVPNHPALRDDCPQRRTRQVPRLVWALPPVALLGLVFLYPLALVVQQSVRPDTGGTSLEPYADVFASESFREALGTTVWLAVGATVGCLVLGFALASVIAFVPFPGGKAVAKFIDVFLSFPSFLITLALLFIYGTKGMANGLWTDATGAAGDGPFQFLTTPWGVLLAEITYFTPFVMRPLLAAFSAIDTAQLEVASSLGARPLRVVRQVILPEALPALAAGGSLVLVMCLNEFGIVLFTGAKDVTTLPMLVYSKAMLESDYPAACVVAVVNIAISVGLYGLYRVVSRRAGA, from the coding sequence ATGGCTAGGCCTGCCGTGCGTGTGCTTGAACGTGACCCGGCACCGAGGGCTGTGCCCAATCATCCCGCCCTGCGGGACGATTGCCCACAGCGGCGGACACGGCAAGTGCCGCGCCTTGTCTGGGCGTTGCCCCCGGTCGCCCTGCTCGGGCTCGTCTTCCTCTACCCCCTCGCCCTCGTCGTACAGCAGTCCGTGCGGCCCGACACCGGGGGGACCTCGCTGGAGCCGTACGCCGATGTGTTCGCCTCCGAGTCGTTCCGGGAGGCGCTCGGGACCACGGTGTGGCTGGCCGTGGGGGCCACCGTCGGGTGTCTGGTGCTGGGGTTCGCGCTCGCGTCGGTGATCGCGTTCGTGCCGTTCCCCGGTGGGAAGGCCGTCGCGAAGTTCATCGACGTGTTCCTGTCGTTCCCGTCGTTCCTGATCACGCTCGCGCTGCTGTTCATCTACGGCACCAAGGGCATGGCCAACGGGTTGTGGACGGACGCGACGGGGGCCGCGGGGGACGGGCCCTTCCAGTTCCTGACCACGCCGTGGGGCGTGCTCCTCGCCGAGATCACCTACTTCACGCCGTTCGTGATGCGGCCGCTGCTCGCCGCGTTCTCGGCGATCGACACGGCCCAGCTGGAGGTGGCCTCCTCGCTGGGGGCGCGGCCGCTCAGGGTCGTGCGGCAGGTCATCCTGCCCGAGGCGCTGCCCGCGCTCGCCGCCGGCGGGAGCCTCGTCCTGGTGATGTGTCTGAACGAGTTCGGCATCGTGCTGTTCACCGGGGCCAAGGACGTCACGACGCTGCCGATGCTCGTGTACAGCAAGGCGATGCTGGAGTCCGACTACCCGGCGGCCTGCGTCGTCGCCGTCGTCAACATCGCGATCTCCGTGGGCCTCTACGGCCTGTACCGGGTGGTGAGCCGTCGTGCTGGTGCATAG